The DNA region CAAAACCGTGTTATTACGTCTTCGGGTTTAAGGCGGGGTGCGGATATGAATGTTTATATCCGTTTAATTCCTTGTTTGGGCGCTTTTTTAAGCCCTGCCTGTCACCCCGACGGGCAGGGCTTTTTTTGTTGCCTCTTCCCGGCCGGGCGATGCTCTGGATTGATTCCTGAGAACCTGGAGACGAACAATGAAGAATGATCATAAGGACGAAAAGGACATTTGGTTTCCGGCGAAAAAATACGGATGGGGATGGGGAATCCCCCTAACCTGGCAGGGATGGGCCGTCATGGTCGGATACATGCTTCTAATGACCGTGGGCGCCGTATTCCTGACGAGGCCTCCGCACGAGATTTGGTTTCTCCCTTTCACCGTAATCGCCACCGCCCTTCTGATCTTCATTTGCTGGAAAAAGGGGGAAAAGCCCCAATGGCGCTGGGGCAAAAAGGATTGAGCCCCAAAAGGCGCCCGGGCGCAATGGCCGCGCCCCGAAAAAATTACTGATAGCGAGCGGCCGGAAGAGGCACGTCTCCTCCTTTTCCGAACCGTTCTTCCGAAGGGTTTTCCGGCGCTCAAACACCGCTCACGAGCGCCGGGAAGCCTTTTGCTTTTTTTTGACAATGCCGTGATAAGGCATTAAAAGTATATAGCTTGATGGCAACATATTTTCCGTGCGCCAAAAACATAGGAGACCACCCATGAAGCCCCCCATCGTCCTTGCTGCATTCGGCACTTCCACCCGCGCAAAAGCCACTTACGACCTTATCGACGCAGCCTACAGGGAAGCATTCCCCGGCCATGAAATCCTTTGGGCATACACCTCCCGCACCGTGGCATCCAAGGTGAATAAACGCAGCGACGAACAAAAGCTCCATCCAGAAGAGGTCATGGATATGCTGGCCAGCCAGGGGCATGAGTGGGCTGTGGTGCAATCGTTGCACCTTGCCTGGGGGCATGAGTTTTTTCGTTTGAAGGATGACGTGCAGCACGAAAAAGTCCGGGCTTCCATGGGCCTGCCCTTGCTCACCTCCCCGGAGGATTGCATGGAAGTCGCCGAGGATCTCGCCCGATTTTTTGATTCCCCCGAAGACGAAGCCCAGGTGTTTGTGGGCCACGGCACGGATCACCCGGCATGGGCCATGTTCACGGCCATGGGGAGCATCCTGAAGGATATGTACGGGGATCGGGCTTTCATGGGAGTGCTTGAGGAAGGGTATCCGGACCGGGAGGTCCTGATCAACAAACTGCTGGTCCAGGGATATAAAAAGGCGCGGCTTATCCCCTTTTTGCTGGTTTCGGGCATGCATTTCGCCAAGGACCTGGCCGGGAAAAAGGATTCCTGGAAAGTGAAAATGGAGGAAGCCGGAATTCAAGTGGAAACGGAAAACATAGGCCTTGGCCAAAGCCCGGCCGTCATCCAAATGTTCGTCCGGCACACCCGAGAGGCCTTGCATTTGGTTCCTTTGTAGGCTGCGCAGTTGTGGGATAATGTAGGCTTGATATTTGTTAGTCGATTATGCAAAGACGTCCCCAAAAACGCACGAACATGTCAACCTCTCCGCTTGCCCCTTCCGCCGTTGCTGCAACGATGCTTTCTTTGTGGACATCCATTCCGACATAAAGTACCTTGTTCATGACCCCTCCTTGATGTGGCTCTGAGTGATTGAAAACTAACAGCTTCCAATTACTTAACCCACGGTTTCAAGGAGCGGGTCAACCCCCTTGGCCTGAATCGCCGCCCGTATTACCCATAATATCTACTATTTTTATAGATAAATCGTAGATTGGGTTGAGTTTGCAAAACCTAACAAAAACTGCGCCGAAACTGCATCCTTTGTTCGGCCGGGGCTGTTCCTCAAAACCGAAAATATTTTGCGTCCCTGTGACAAAAAAACTGCAAGGTTAACCACCGAAGACACGGAACACACAGAAAACGATCTTTCCGTGCCTTTCCGTGTGTTCCGTGGTTTTTTATGCTCTGTAGGCAATCCCCCTGCCCTTTGAAAAAACAGTCATTACGGACCCCGGCGGCACACTACGCTGCCGGGGGCGCCCAAATACTTACCAATTGGCCTCAGTTCTTTGTCGGCGGATCGTCGCCAAGAGCTTGAAGAATCCGGTTGATGGAAAAATGAATTCTCATGCCGTTTTTTTTGCCGTGAGGGGCCAGGGCGGCGTAGCATCCCGGGCAATAGCAATAGACGTTCGGCGCCGCGGTGGCTTTTAACTGATCCACCCGCTTCTGGGTTTCCTGGGCTGCCTGGGTATGATCCCAATTATTCCGGAATCCGCTGGCGAATCCGCAGCACAAGGAGTCCTGCCTGGTATTGGCCGGTTCCGCCAGGGTCAGGCCCGCCGCCTCGTGCAGTCCGTAAACCGCATCATAAAAGGACTCTCCCAACTCGCTGCTGTAGCAGGAATCGTTAATGGCCGCGGTTCCTTCCAACTTGTTTGTAAATTGCAAATCTCCGGCCTGAACCTTTTCCCACAACCAATCCCAAATGGAAATGACCTCAAAGGGCAATTCCACGCCGTGATAGGCGGGCCACATATTTCCGTAAAAGTTGGAGCATGAGCCGCAATAGCATACCAGCCGCTCGGTATCCAGTTGGGTCAGCATGCCGTAGGTGCGGTCCACGGTCCGGGTAAAGGCGTCGTAATCGCCGAACCGGTAGGGAATCTCGCCGCAGCATGCGTTGCGCGGGGCGTATTTCGCCAGGCCGGACAGGGCTTTGGAGTATTCTATGGTATGGGGAATGGTCCGGCCGAAACAGCCTATGAACAAGGTGTCGCGAGATTTTTCGGGAACCTCGGTCCATTTGTCCAAAATGGCCTGATGCGCTTCCGGCGCTTTTTTATATTGATCCAGAAAATAGCCGGAATCCGAGTCGCCCGTGAACATGTACTTCACGCCGGCGGGGACCTCCTTGCCGCCCTCCCGGTTTTTGGCGTTCATCCTCTCCATGATGAGCGCGTAAGGCTTTAGCTCCTGGGGACAGTAGTGGTTGCAGGTCATGCAGAAGGTGCATTCGTTCAATACCCGCTCCGGCTGCTCGCCGTTAAGCAGGCGTTTGATTTCCGCCTTGGACTCCTCCTTGCCCATTTGCATCACCGGGCATTTTTGCAGGCAGATTCCGCAATTGATGCAGGCGTCCTGGTCTTTGCCTGCAGGGATAAAAGCGTCGATATAGGATTTACTGGCCATGATCCCTCCCCAAAATAAATTATGATGATTTTATGAAAACAAAGCGCCGGACTATTAAAATGAATGGGACATCTTACACAAATTCATCCGATCGTGCAAATACTAATTCCGAATTTCCGCATGAGCCCATGGTGCGGGGTTTACTTCGCCAAAATCTCAAAAAGAATAGATCCCCGTTTCCGGGAGTGCGGCCTCTTCGCATCCTCATAAAGGAGCGCCAAACGCCCTTCGAATTTTCGTTCACCTCGAAAGGTCGTCATCCCGGCAAGGGCGATCCGTTTTTCAGGATCGTCCGCAAGCCGGGAGCGGCGTGATCTCCGGCTCCCGGCCTTGCTGAAGGAATGGCGGTTGAGCGTTTATCTTTTAGGCGCTGCGGCGGCTTGCATCATGCGGGTGTAGTTGCGGCAGAAGCGATCTTCGCCCAGGAGCATTTTGACGGTCAGGATCGCCTCCCGCATGGATGCTTCCGTGGGGTCTACAATGGCCGAATCCATACCGGCCGCATAGGCCAAGGTCAGAAAGGTTCGGTTGATGAGCATACGCTTGGGCAGGCCGAAAGACACGTTGCTAAGCCCCATGGTGATGTGGGCCTCGGGGAACTCCTCCCGAATGCGGCGGATGACCTCCAAGGTAATGTTGCCAGCCTGGATGTCGGTGGCAATGGAAAGCACCAGAGGATCGATGTAAAGCCTTTCATCGGCCAGGCCGCTTTCGCGGGTGCGGGCGATCATTTTCCGGACCACCTCCATGCGGGCGTCGACCGTTTTAGGAATCCCGCCTTCGTCCAGGGCCAGGGCGATCAACTCGCAGTCGTTGGCTGCGGCCAGGGGGAGAATTTCCTCCAGCCGCTTGGGCTCGCCGGATATGGAGTTGATCATGGGCTTTTGACTGACCTTTTCCAGGGCGGCTTTTAAAGGCTCGGGCCGGGAGCTGTCCAGGCAAAGCTGACAGTCCACGGCGTCCTGAACCACGCCCACCAGCCAGATCAGGTCCTCGGTTTCCGTATCGGGCGCGGAGCCTGCGTTCACATCCAGAAGGTTTGCGCCGGCCTCCACCTGAGCCTTCGCCAAAGCTGCGATGAATTCCGCGTCTTTCTCCTTGATGGCCTGGCCCACGGATTTCCTGGTTCCATTTATTTTTTCGCCGATTATCTTCATAAGGGTAAACTTCTCCTGTTCCTTTTTTTAAGGATTCAATAATGCCTGGCGCGACACCGTCCGCGCCTTAAAAAGTACGGGGTTGATTAGAAGCGCATGGCTTTCACGAGAACGCTGCTGAAGCTGGAATCGTTGGCCATTTCCACATGCACGGCGTTTCGGGCGATTTTTTCGGCCCGGCTTCTTTCCCGGCGGGAAAGCAAGGCCAGGCATGCTCCGTCCGCGGCTGCATTTCCGGCCTGCACGAATTCAGCGTCCGCCAGGTCTTCGGGCAGGAGGCGGATGGCCAGGGCGCTCTCCATATTCAGGTGAGACCCGAAGGCGCCCGCCATGTAGACCCGGGAGATTTCCTTGGCGGAAATTCCCATCTGTTGCAGCAGCTTTTGCACGCCGGCGTGGATGGCGCCTTTAGCCAGTTGGAGTTCCGATATATCCTTCTGTGTGATTATGATGTCTTGTTTTGCTTGGTCTTTTTCCTTGGTAGCCAGCAGATAATATTTGCCGCGGGGGCTTTTGTGCACTCCCTTGGCCTCGTAGGTAAAATGCCCGCGAGAGTCCAGGACCCCCGCCCTGACCATTTCGGCCAAAGCGTCCACAAGGCCGGAGCCGCAAATTCCTACGGGCGGCTCGTTGTTGATGGTGAAAATTTCAGGGCCGTTTTCCGTTATCCTCACCTTATGAATGGCGCCGGGGCTGGCACGCATGCCGTCGCGAACGTGGGCGCCTTCCAATGCCGGGCCCGAAGCGCAGGATGTGACGAACATGCCGCCGTCTGCGCCCGGCCTGGTTAGGACGATTTCCGTGTTGGTGCCAATATCCACTCCCAGGCAGGTTTCATCAGCCTGATCCAGGCCGCAGGCCAGTATCATAGCTGTATGATCCCCGCCCACAAAGCCCTCAATACAAGGAAAGACATACACTTTGGCGGTGGGAGCGTCTTTTATTCCGAACGCCTTTCCCGTAAGCTCCAGGGGATTGGAAAATCCTGCGGCGTAGGGAGACCGCGCCAGGGGGGAGGCCGGCAATTTTAACAGCAGGTGCGACATGGCGGTGTTGCAGGCGACCGAAATATTGGAAACCCTTTCCGGCTCGACGCCTGCATTTTTACATAATGCGCTCAGGAGATCGTTGATTGCATCCTTGGCCGCCGCCGACAGCCTGCCAGGTCCGTCCGGGTTATGAATGGCGTAGTCCAGACGGCTGATCACATCCTCGCCGTAGGAAATCTGGGGGTTCATGCACCCTTCCGAACAAAGGATTTCGCCGGTTTCCAAGTCCACCAGCCGCCCCGCTATGGTTGTGGTTCCCAAGTCAAAGGCGGCGCCTATGGGCGTTTTTTTTCCGGCAATCAGACCGATGGGAGCGCCGTCCTGCAAAAACACGGTCAACTCTCCGTTCGACTCCCGCAATGAGCCGGACAGGCGTCTTACAAACTCGGGGGATAGGGTCCACCCGTTTTCATCCCAAGCGTCCATAGCCTCGGACAGGCGACGCGAGTCCGAACGCTGGTCCTGCAAATTGGGCAAGGGGAGATTTACAAACCGGGATTGAACCAGCCGGTCTCCGTCCGGGCTTCGCATACGGCCTTCCAGTTGCAGGCTTTGTTCATGAACCATGGAGGCTTTGGGCACATGTATTTTTACATCGCCCAAAATGCGGGTCATGCAGGCCAAACGTTCCTGGGGGGCGGCCGAAGATTGCTCCAAAACCTTTAATTCCGACGAATCGGGAGGAGCGGCCCCGCCGGCGAGAATGTGCACCCGGCATTTTCCGCACTTGCCCTTGCCCCCGCAATCGGCGGCCAGGGGAACGCCGGCCGATTGGGCGGCCTGGGCGATTGTGGTTTCAAAGGGAGCCTCAATGCGCCTGCCCAGAGGCTGGAACTCCACCGTGCAAGTTTTTTCGGATTTGGATGACATTGCGCAACCCGCTGCTTCCCCGGCCCCGCCACAGAGAAGGATTGAACGGGGCCTGTGGGATATTTTTCAGGAAGCGGCGGCCCGGCCTTTGCTACCGGCCGCCGCTGCTTGATGGTTACCGGTTATGAAACTTTGCCGTACTCCCGGTTGGCGGCCACAAAGGCCTCCATATTCTCGAACTTGGTGTTCATGGGCGCGTCGCAGCCCGGCGTCAGCAGGAGGCCCTTGGGCCCCAGGTCCTGCACCAGGTTTTTGGTGTACTCGTATATATCGTCCGGCGTGCCTGCGGAAAACAGGGTGGGCGGCATGTCGCCCATGATAGCCGTGTGGTCTTCCAGGATTTCCTTGGCTTTGCGGATGTCGGTCATGCCGTCCAGGTTGAGGATGCACTTCTTTGGGGGAAGCTCCTTAAGCCTTTCCAGGTCGCGGGTCCAGTCCTGATCCCAGTGAAAAACCGGCGTGATCCCTTTTTCAATAAGCGCTTCAGCGACTCTACGGAAGTACGGCCATACAAACCGGTCCCATAGCTTGGGCGCCAGCATGGCGCTGGCCGTACGCCAGCCTCCCACCCATACGCCCATGACGCCTGTGGCCATGGAGGCCATGACGCCTTGTTCAATGAGCACCGGCACGAGCACTTCCATGGCTTCCTCGACCTTGTCCGGATTTCTGTAAAGGTCAAAAAAGAATTGGTTCATGGAGCGGGCGCCGCATAGAGGCTCAAAGGGAATGGTTGTGATACCGGATACGATGGGGTAGTATCCCGCTTCCTTGAACTTGGGCGCAATTTGCGTAATATTCTCCATCATCCAGGCGTTATGCTTGCCCATAAGCTCCATATCGCACACCTTGGGCAGCAGTTTTTCCACAAAGGCCGGAAAGCCGTTCTCAATGATGAAATCGTAATCCTCGGGTTTCATGACTTCCTTTTCCTGGACCTGCCAAAGGGCGTCCTTGTCCAGGTCGATGCCGGGTATCAGCACCTTGGAAAGCCAAAGGTTGGTCAGGTGCATGGGAAGCATGCCCGATTGCATGAAGTTAACGCCGTCCATGTCGCCCAGCTTTTTAATGGCTTCAATGGTCATGTCCACGCCCGCAGTCGCATCCAGGCAATATTCTTCCTGGGTCCGCCCCATGTATCTGGGGGCGAAAGCGCAGCCCATGAAAATGGAGGGAATCATGTCCACGGGTTCGTGGTTGATGGCCTTTTGGATTCTGGCTTTTCTTTCTTCATACAATTTTTCGTTTTCTTGACTCATGATAACCACCCCCGCGCCAATGTAACGGCCGCCTGGGCGTCTGCGCCCCAGTTGTCCGCGCCGGTGTATTTGCATACGGTTTCGTCAATAGGGCCGCCGCCGATCATGATCTTGACCTTGTCGCGCAGACCTGCTTTTTCAAAGGCTTCCACGGTTTCCTTGATGGAGTCGAAAGCCACGGTCAGCAAAGCGGACAGGCTGACCACCGTGGCGCCGGTTTCCTTGACTGCTTCTACAAATTTTTCGGCCGGTACGTCCACCCCTAGATCGGTCACGTCCATGTTGGCGGATTGGAGCATGCCCACGACCAAGTCCTTGCCGATGTCGTGGATGTCGTCTTTCACGGTTCCCACGATCACTTTTCCGGCTTTGGCGCTTTGTTCAGAAGCAAGATTCGGGCCGATCTCCTCGTTAATCTGCTTGAAAATTTCACCGGCCATCATGAGGTCGGAAATATAATAGGTTCCTTCTTCGAACTTCTTGCCCACGCCGATCATGCCTTCCTGGCAGGCGGCGAGAATGGCGTTGACGTCCACACCTTCCTCCAACTGCTTTTTCACCAAAGCCAGAACTTTCTCCTCTTCCAGCTCCGCCATCAATGCAGCGATATCGTTACTCATATTCAGTCTCCTTGTGAAGTCCGCCTTTCTTGCTCAAAAAAGGCGTGCAGCCGCCCTCGCGGCTTCAGTTGTCGTCCCCCATATACATTTCGTACCGAATTGTTTCCCCGGGCGGCACGATCCGAATATGGCTGCTTCCACCACCTTGGATCAACTCGTCGAACAGCGCGGTCGACCCAAATACTTCCTCATATTCCAACCCATGCTCCTTGGCCTTGGAGCGGGCGTAATCCTGGTATGATTGGGCATTGGCGGCGCCTTCCATTCCGATGTACGTCAAGCGGGTGTAATTTTTCAGAATGGCTTTCATAAGGCGATTCGCCGCCTTTTCCCCAAAGCGGCCGAGCATGTATTCGTATTCCGTAAACGGAGTGGAACCCACGTCCATCCAGCCTTTGCTCAGGAAAAAGGTGCCGGGCGCGGACTTCATGTGAGCCTTGTGCGCAGTTTTCGATCCCAGAAAAAGGCCGATGCAGTCGTCCACCAAAGGAAAGACCAGCCTGGACTTTTTCGATTTCAGGCCTTCCACAGCGCGAGAGCAGAGCCCGTACCCCAAAATCAGGGTTTCGTAGTTGTTTTCCTCCTCGTCGATGGCCTCCTGGATTGTGGTGCGCAGGCGATCCGGGTATACATGCAGGGAGGGGTCCAACTTCCTGACAGGCAGGTCCTCTCCTATTCTTGATTGAAGCTCGCTGGCTACGACTTCGCAGGCGATCAGGATTGATGGTGCGCGCATAAACACTTCTCCGTCCCCCCGCAATTAATTTCGACACAGGCGTCTTTTTGCGCCTCTTCAATGGACTCCATTACCAACTTCTCCACTTTTTCCGACGAAAGGCCCAAAACATGCGCGTTCAACGTTGCATGCACATGATCCAGCGCTTCGGCGAGGCCTCCCTCCACGGATGGGGCGTGCTTTGCGTCCACGGCGCTCACCCGCATCCAGGCGCCCTGGTCGTCTTGGGCGAAGGCTTTGAGGTGGCCGATTACGGCCCTATTTTCTTTGGAGCACTTGTCCGCCAAACTTTTTACAACGGAAAGAACTGCTGCTTCACAAACGGAAGCCGCGCCGCTGCTTGTGGGGCGCAGGTGCAGCTTCATGGCGAAAGGCTCCAGGTTTAATCCTTCCATGGAAAAATCCTTTCCAATATTTCCTGAGAGATTTCCTCCCGAACATTGATTGCAAAAACACTTTCCCCGGACAAATGACTCAGGGCGACCTCCCGGGCAAGATTCAGTTCCTCCTCCGAGGCGATGTCCGCTTTGGTGATGAGAATCATGTCCGCATGGGTGAGCGTGGAATCAATCAAAGGGCCGGCCACGGCCATGAGCATTTCCACCCGCAGGGAGTCGATGAGGCCCACTTTGGTCAGGCTTTCAAAGGGAACGCCCTGATAGTCCGCCAGGACGTTCATGAGGTTTTTGGGATCGGCTGCGCCGGAGGGCTCCAGCAGGACCACGTCCGACTGAAACTCCCGGTCGATTTTTTCCAGGGTTCCGATAACGTCTCCGGCCAGGGAGCAGCAGACGCATCCTCCCAGCATTTCCCACACATTGTGTCCAAGCTGTTTCATAATTTGGTTATCCACGCCGATTTCGCCCACTTCATTGACCAGAATGGCGGTTTGCTTGTTCAGGCTTTGGGCTTTCTCGGCCAGTTTCAGGAGGAGGGAGGTTTTTCCGGTCCCCAGAAATCCGATGATGATGACGAGTTTCATGGCGTCTCCTTGGGTGCGCGTTGTCACTATGTCACAATAAGCACTTATTATAATAAGTTGTCAATATAATTTTTACTATAAATTCTAACCCAGTCGGCCCAATAACGACTATTCCCAATAAATCAAATTTGTTGCCAAAATTTCCCCAACCGGCGTCTCTATCTCGCCTCCAAATCTTTTGATTTGATTTTATAGGATTAACCTATTATAATAATATCAATGGATGCGCCGAGGCCCCAGGGCCTCCTTGCTTTCCCATCCGCCAGGCGGCCGGCCCCCTATCGGCCTCGGAACGGCCGGCGCGTTTTTTTTTGGGTGAAGCTCCCCATGGCAAGCATAAGGGGCGTCTCAAGGCCTGCGCGCAGCAAGCCCAGGGGTGATGATTATCCCCCCTAAAATAATAAACTCTTGACCGGCGGAGAAAAATCAGAGCCAATAGGGAAAATCCGGACATAAAAGGCAGCCGAACAAATCCAGCAACCCTTACGACGCCTAAAACATGGACAAAGCACTTAAAATAGATCGAAAATCCTACCTGCCCGCTTACGCCCAGATTGTGGATATCATCCGAAAGCAAATCTCTTCGGGGGAGTATCCGCCGGGAAGCCGCCTTCCCTCGGAATCCCAGTTGTGCCGGCAGTTCCAGGTCAGCTCGGTGACGGTTCGCCGGGCCATAAGCGTCCTGGTGGAGCAGGGGGTTGTGGACACAACCCAGGGCAAGGGGTCTTTTATCAAGCCCCTGGAGCTGGGGAGCTTCTCTTTTGACCTCCGGGAGTTGCAGGAGGTTTTCGAAGACGAGGAAGACACCCAGGTCAAACTATTGAAGGCCAGAATAATAAAAGCGGATGCAGCGCTGGCCGACAAGCTGCCAGTGGAGGAGGGAGACCGCGCCATTCACATCTGCAGGCTGATTTCCAGCCATGGAGCCCCTCTGATTTATAATCACCAGTATTTGATATACGATCCCAGCAGGCCCATCGTGGAGTCGGAGCTGGACCTCACCTCCCTGGGCGGCCTTTTCGCAGGAACCGGCAAGACCAATTTAAAAAGGGGCGACCTGCGCCTTAAGCCAGCCTCCCTGAGCGAGGATGAAGCCCGGTATCTGCAGGAAAAACCGGGGACGCCCGCCTTTTGCCTGGAGCACACCTTTTTCGACTTGCAGGACAAGCAGATCAGTTGGGGCTGGTTCATCTTTTTGAATGAACGGTTGCATTTCGGCGCCAAGGTGGGAGTGTGACCCGATGACAGGAGTTGTTAATGGCTGGTGACGACGCGCTATTTCCCGATGCATCCTTTCTGATGCATCTCTTGATGGAATTAAGGGAAGAGGAATCCATCGCCCTGGTGGAGAAGCTCTTGAGCCAGGGGGTCGACCCGTTGATGATTGTGGAGTACTGCCAGTCGGCCATGCGGGACGTGGGCAGATATTATGAGGAGGGCCGCTATTATTTGTCCGGGCTCATGATGGCCGGAGAAATCCTTCGCCAGGTCATGGAAATGGTGCTGCCCATCCTTTCCAAGAACATTCAGGAAGAGGCTTCCGGACGGGTTTTGATCGGTACGGTGCAGGGAGACATTCACGACATAGGCAAGAATCTGGTGACCATGCTGTTTCGGTGCCACGGATTTGAAGTGCTGGACCTGGGCGTGGACGTTCCGCCCTCGGAATTTTTAATCAAAGCCAAAGAGTTCAAACCGGACATTGTCGCCATGTCCGCCCTGCTGACCACCGCCCACGACTCCATAAAGGCCGCCGTGGACCTCCTCGCCTCCCAACCCGTGGACCTGGCGCAGCCCATCGCCACTATCGTCGGCGGGGGATTTATGGACGAGCAGGTTTGCCGGTATGTGGGGGCGGATTTTTGGGCCAGGGACGCCGTGACAGGCATACGCATCTGCCAAAGGCGCCTGGAAGAGAAGAAATCCTCTACATAGCCCTGAGCCTTTGAAGCTAAAAACTAAAAAGCCCCGGAAGGCCGCGCCTTCCAGGGCTTTTTTGATTCAGGATTATTATTCGGAGGCGTCCTTGCTTCTCAAAGGACGCACCCGGACCATTAGATCGCCTTTGGCGACCTGCTGCCCTTCGGTCACGGCAACTTCAGACACCACGCCGGCGATGGCCGCGTCCAAAGAATTGAGCATTTTCATGGCTTCCAGGACCAAAAGCGTATCTCCCTCGGAAATCTTCTGATCCACTTCCAGGGAAATCTGGGCCACCACCCCGGTCATGGGGGCGCGCACCTCTCCCATTTCGGCCAGGGAGGCGATTTCCGCCTGGGTAAGCTCCTTCTGCGGCCCCGCCTGCCCCTGGGAGGCTTCCGGGTAATGATGGAAGGGCTCCAGATGATGGTCCACGTACAGGTAATTCAACTGGCTGCCGTCATGCAATTCCTGGGTGCTGGCAAAGGTGACGGAGTGGTGCTTGCCCGTGTGGTCGGCGAAGGTCACCACCTCTTCCGCATCGAACCCGCCCTGGCGCAGCCATACGGACGGAGGCAGCACATAGGTCTTGCCATATTCCTCCTCGAACTTGAGGAAGTTCACGGCATCCCTGGGATGCTGGAGATACAAGACCAGTTCCTCAATGTCCGCCGGGCGGCCCAAAGCCTTTTCCAGTTCAGCCTGTTCGGCCTCCAGGTCTACGGGCGGGCATTCCTCGATGCCGGAATCCCGCTCCACAATGGCTTTCCAATC from Desulfatibacillum aliphaticivorans DSM 15576 includes:
- a CDS encoding cobalamin B12-binding domain-containing protein, whose amino-acid sequence is MAGDDALFPDASFLMHLLMELREEESIALVEKLLSQGVDPLMIVEYCQSAMRDVGRYYEEGRYYLSGLMMAGEILRQVMEMVLPILSKNIQEEASGRVLIGTVQGDIHDIGKNLVTMLFRCHGFEVLDLGVDVPPSEFLIKAKEFKPDIVAMSALLTTAHDSIKAAVDLLASQPVDLAQPIATIVGGGFMDEQVCRYVGADFWARDAVTGIRICQRRLEEKKSST